From Delphinus delphis chromosome X, mDelDel1.2, whole genome shotgun sequence, a single genomic window includes:
- the LOC132418443 gene encoding ubiquitin carboxyl-terminal hydrolase 11 isoform X4, whose translation MDRMKKIKRQLSMTLRGGRGVDKTNGAPEQIGLDESGSGGGSDLGEGPTRAAPGEPRSGRGPLSSAPEIVHEDLKMGSDGESDQASATSSDEVQSPVRVRMRNHPPRKISTEDINKRLSLPADIRLPEGYLEKLTLNSPIFDKPLSRRLRRVSLSEIGFGKLETYIKLDKLGEGTYATVYKGKSKLTDNLVALKEIRLEHEEGAPCTAIREVSLLKDLKHANIVTLHDIIHTEKSLTLVFEYLDKDLKQYLDDCGNVINMHNVKLFLFQLLRGLAYCHRQKVLHRDLKPQNLLINERGELKLADFGLARAKSIPTKTYSNEVVTLWYRPPDILLGSTDYSTQIDMWGVGCIFYEMATGRPLFPGSTVEEQLHFIFRILGTPTEETWPGILSNEEFKTYNYPKYRAEALLSHAPRLDSDGADLLTKLLQFEGRNRISAEDAMKHPFFLSLGERIHKLPDTTSIFALKEIQLQKEASIRSSSMPDSAAMTVRGGRTAMAAVAESPAAAAAAEDREPQRKAVPGLESQRRQIENGENGRGHPLRAGESWFLVEQHWYKQWEVYVQGGDQDPSTFPGCINNAELFEDQVNWRLKKGLVEGEDYVLLPAAAWHYLVNWYGLEHGQPPIERKVVELSNIQKVEVYPVELLLIQHSDMDTAHTAQFSRTDSVGSQEDLECAPSPSTDLVLRTAQEQFLVSPQEETRLWIKNAEGSFERLCNTRVTVLDAALKTGQVVIMETRNKDGTWPSAQLPAMSSASEEDEDFQGQPGICGLTNLGNTCFMNSALQCLSNVPQLTNYFLKNRYLEELNFCNPLGMKGEIAEAYADLVKQAWSGHHRSIVPHVFKTKVGHFASQFLGYQQHDSQELLSFLLDGLHEDLNRVKKKEYVELCDAAGRPDQEVAQEAWQNHKRRNDSVIVDTFHGLFKSTVVCPDCGNVSVTFDPFCYLSVPLPMTHKRVMEVFFVSMDPRRKPEQHRLVVPKKGKISDLCVALAKHTGVSPERMMVADVFSHRFYKIYQLEESLSSILDRDDIFIYEVSGRAAIGENSREDVVLPIYLRERTPARDYNNSYYGLMLFGHPLLVSVPRDRLSWDALYHILLYRLSRYVTRPSSDDEDDGDEKDLEDKDNLPKAGHVAGGSSQDPGPEQAGPSSGVAGGSRAPVDNSPGPSHWPQRARRKHLFTLQTVNSNGTSDRSTFNEDTHGVSFSSQPYIAIDWEPEMKKRYYDEVEAEGYVKHDCVGYVLKKAPVRLQECIELFTTTETLEKENPWYCPNCKQHQLATKKLDLWMLPETLIIHLKRFSYTKFSREKLDTLVEFPIRDLDFSKFVIKPQNESAPELYKYDLIAVSNHYGGLRDGHYTTFACNKDSGQWHYFDDNSVSPVTENQIESKAAYVLFYQRQDVARRLQPQPSLSDPPASPAFGTPANSEFMDVN comes from the exons ATGGATCGGATGAAGAAGATCAAACGGCAGCTGTCAATGACACTCCGAGGGGGCCGAGGTGTAGATAAGACCAATGGTGCCCCTGAACAGATAGGCCTGGATGAGAGTGGCAGTGGCGGCGGCAGTGACCTTGGAGAGGGCCCCACACGTGCTGCCCCTGGTGAACCTCGCTCTGGACGGGGCCCACTCAGCTCTGCACCAG AGATTGTACACGAGGACTTGAAGATGGGGTCTGACGGGGAAAGTGACCAGGCTTCAGCCACGTCCTCGGATGAGGTGCAGTCACCAGTGAGGGTGCGCATGCGCAACCATCCCCCACGCAAGATCTCCACTGAG GACATCAACAAGCGCCTATCACTACCAGCCGACATCCGGCTGCCCGAGGGCTACCTTGAGAAGCTGACCCTCAATAGCCCCATCTTCGACAAGCCCCTCAGCCGCCGCCTCCGCCGTGTCAGCCTG TCTGAGATTGGCTTTGGGAAACTGGAGACCTACATCAAGCTGGACAAGCTGGGAGAG GGTACCTATGCCACCGTGTACAAAGGCAAAAGCAAGCTCACAGACAACCTCGTGGCACTCAAGGAGATCAGACTGGAACACGAAGAGGGGGCACCCTGCACCGCCATCCGGGAAG TGTCCCTGCTCAAGGACCTCAAACACGCCAACATCGTCACGCTACACGACATTATTCACACGGAGAAGTCCCTCACCCTTGTCTTTGAGTACCTG GACAAGGACCTGAAGCAGTACCTGGATGACTGTGGGAACGTCATCAACATGCACAATGTGAAA CTGTTCCTGttccagctgctccgtggcctgGCCTACTGCCACCGGCAGAAGGTGCTACACCGAGACCTCAAGCCCCAGAACCTGCTCATCAATGAGAGAGGAGAGCTCAAGCTGGCCGACTTTG GCCTGGCCCGGGCCAAGTCAATTCCAACGAAGACCTACTCCAATGAGGTGGTAACACTGTGGTACCGGCCCCCCGACATCCTGCTCGGGTCCACGGACTACTCCACTCAGATTGACATGTG GGGTGTGGGCTGCATCTTCTATGAGATGGCCACAGGCCGGCCCCTCTTCCCGGGCTCCACGGTGGAGGAACAGCTGCACTTCATCTTCCGCATCTTGG GAACCCCAACTGAGGAGACATGGCCGGGCATCCTGTCCAATGAAGAGTTCAAGACATACAACTACCCCAAGTACCGAGCCGAGGCCCTTTTGAGCCATGCACCCCG ACTTGACAGCGACGGGGCTGACCTCCTCACCAAGCTGCTGCAG tTTGAAGGTCGCAATCGGATCTCCGCAGAAGATGCCATGAAACATCCATTCTTCCTCAGTCTGGGGGAACGGATCCACAAACTTCCTGACA CTACTTCCATATTTGCACTAAAGGAGATCCAGCTACAAAAGGAGGCCAGCATTCGGTCTTCGTCAATGCCTGACTCAG CTGCGATGACTGTGAGAGGAGGGCGAACGGCCATGGCGGCGGTGGCAGAGAGTCcggcggctgcggctgcggccgAGGACCGAGAGCCACAGCGTAAAGCGGTGCCGGGCCTGGAGAGCCAGCGGCGCCAGATCGAGAACGGCGAGAATGGGCGAGGGCATCCGCTGCGGGCGGGCGAAAGCTG GTTCCTCGTGGAGCAGCACTGGTACAAGCAGTGGGAAGTATACGTGCAGGGAGGAGACCAGGACCCCAGCACCTTCCCTGGCTGCATCAACAATGCTGAGCTCTTTGAAG ACCAGGTAAACTGGCGCCTCAAGAAGGGACTGGTGGAAGGTGAGGACTATGTGCTGCTCCCAGCGGCTGCTTGGCATTACCTGGTCAACTGGTATGGTCTAGAGCATGGCCAGCCTCCCATTGAACGCAAG gtCGTGGAGCTGTCCAACATCCAGAAGGTTGAAGTGTACCCAGTAGAACTGCTGCTCATCCAGCACAGTGATATGGACACAGCTCACACCGCTCAGTTCAGCCGCACAGATTCTGTTG GGTCCCAGGAAGACCTTGAATGTGCTCCATCACCCTCCACAGACCTAGTTCTGCGCACCGCTCAAGAGCAGTTTCTGGTGAGCCCCCAAGAAGAGACACGGCTGTGGATCAAGAACGCGGAGGGCTCTTTTGAGAGGTTGTGCAACACACGTGTCACAGTGCTTGACGCCGCTCTCAAGACTGGGCAG GTGGTCATCATGGAGACCCGAAACAAGGATGGCACTTGGCCCAGCGCACAGCTGCCCGCCAT GAGCAGCGCGTCGGAGGAGGATGAGGACTTCCAGGGCCAGCCGGGCATCTGTGGTCTCACCAATCTGGGCAACACGTGCTTCATGAACTCGGCCCTGCAG TGCCTCAGCAACGTGCCACAGCTCACCAACTACTTCCTCAAAAACCGCTACCTGGAGGAGCTCAACTTCTGCAACCCACTGGGCATGAAGGGGGAGATCGCAGAGGCCTATGCGGACCTGGTGAAGCAGGCGTGGTCCGGCCACCACCGCTCCATCGTGCCCCACGTGTTCAAG ACCAAGGTCGGCCACTTTGCGTCCCAGTTTCTGGGCTACCAGCAGCATGACTCACAGGAGCTGCTGTCGTTCCTCCTGGATGGGCTGCACGAGGACCTCAATCGTGTTAAGAAGAAGGAATATGTGGAACTGTGCGATGCTGCTGGGAGGCCAGATCAG GAGGTTGCTCAGGAGGCCTGGCAGAACCACAAACGGCGGAACGATTCTGTGATTGTGGACACTTTCCATGGCCTCTTCAAGTCCACGGTGGTGTGCCCTGATTGTGGCAACGTGTCTGTGACCTTCGACCCCTTCTGCTACCTCAGTGTCCCATTGCCTATGACCCACAAGAGGGTCATGGAGGTCTTCTTTGTCTCCATGGACCCCCGCCGCAAGCCAGAGCAG CACCGGCTCGTGGTCCCCAAGAAAGGCAAGATCTCGGATCTGTGTGTGGCTCTGGCCAAACACACTGGTGTCTCGCCAGAAAGG ATGATGGTGGCCGATGTTTTCAGTCACCGCTTCTATAAGATCTACCAGCTGGAGGAGTCTCTGAGCAGCATCTTGGACCGAGATGATATCTTCAT ATACGAGGTGTCAGGCAGGGCTGCTATTGGCGAGAACTCCAGAGAGGACGTTGTGCTTCCTATCTACCTGCGGGAGCGCACCCCAGCCCGGGACTACAACAATTCTTACTATGGCCTGATGCTCTTTGGGCACCCGCTCCTGGTGTCGGTGCCCCGGGACCGGCTCTCCTGGGACGCCCTGTATCACATCCTGCTGTACCGCCTCTC ACGCTATGTGACCAGACCCAGCTCGGATGACGAGGATGATGGGGATGAGAAAg ACCTGGAGGATAAGGACAACCTCCCTAAGGCTGGACATGTGGCTGGGGGCAGCTCCCAAGACCCTGGGCCGGAGCAGGCTGGGCCCAGCTCTGGAGTCGCGGGTGGGAGCCGGGCCCCCGTGGACAACTCCCCTGGACCATcccactggccccagagagcaCGGCGCAAACACCTCTTCACCCTGCAGACAGTGAATTCCAATGGGACCAGCGACCGCTCGACCTTCAACGAGGATACCCATGGTGTCTCCTTCAGCT CCCAGCCGTACATTGCCATCGACTGGGAGCCAGAGATGAAGAAGCGTTACTATGACGAGGTGGAGGCTGAG GGCTACGTGAAGCATGACTGTGTTGGGTACGTGCTGAAGAAGGCTCCGGTGCGGCTGCAGGAGTGCATCGAGCTCTTCACCACCACTGAGACCCTGGAGAAGGAAAACCCCTG GTACTGCCCCAATTGCAAGCAGCACCAGCTGGCCACCAAGAAGCTGGACCTGTGGATGCTGCCGGAGACGCTCATCATCCACCTGAAGCGCTTTTCCTACACCAAGTTCTCCCGCGAGAAGCTGGATACCCTTGTGGAGTTTCCTATCCG GGACCTGGACTTCTCCAAGTTTGTCATCAAGCCGCAGAACGAGTCGGCCCCAGAGCTGTACAAATATGATCTCATTGCAGTTTCCAACCATTACGGGGGCCTGCGGGATGGACACT ACACGACATTTGCCTGCAACAAGGACAGCGGTCAATGGCACTACTTCGATGACAACAGTGTCTCACCTGTGACTGAGAATCAGATTGAG TCCAAGGCAGCCTATGTCCTGTTCTACCAACGCCAGGATGTGGCACGTCGCCTGCAACCCCAGCCCAGCTTATCTGACCCCCCAGCGTCCCCAGCCTTTGGTACCCCAGCCAACTCTGAGTTCATGGATGTAAATTGa
- the LOC132418443 gene encoding ubiquitin carboxyl-terminal hydrolase 11 isoform X3 has protein sequence MDRMKKIKRQLSMTLRGGRGVDKTNGAPEQIGLDESGSGGGSDLGEGPTRAAPGEPRSGRGPLSSAPEIVHEDLKMGSDGESDQASATSSDEVQSPVRVRMRNHPPRKISTEDINKRLSLPADIRLPEGYLEKLTLNSPIFDKPLSRRLRRVSLSEIGFGKLETYIKLDKLGEGTYATVYKGKSKLTDNLVALKEIRLEHEEGAPCTAIREVSLLKDLKHANIVTLHDIIHTEKSLTLVFEYLDKDLKQYLDDCGNVINMHNVKLFLFQLLRGLAYCHRQKVLHRDLKPQNLLINERGELKLADFGLARAKSIPTKTYSNEVVTLWYRPPDILLGSTDYSTQIDMWGVGCIFYEMATGRPLFPGSTVEEQLHFIFRILGTPTEETWPGILSNEEFKTYNYPKYRAEALLSHAPRLDSDGADLLTKLLQFEGRNRISAEDAMKHPFFLSLGERIHKLPDTTSIFALKEIQLQKEASIRSSSMPDSAAMTVRGGRTAMAAVAESPAAAAAAEDREPQRKAVPGLESQRRQIENGENGRGHPLRAGESWFLVEQHWYKQWEVYVQGGDQDPSTFPGCINNAELFEDQVNWRLKKGLVEGEDYVLLPAAAWHYLVNWYGLEHGQPPIERKVVELSNIQKVEVYPVELLLIQHSDMDTAHTAQFSRTDSVDLVLRTAQEQFLVSPQEETRLWIKNAEGSFERLCNTRVTVLDAALKTGQVVIMETRNKDGTWPSAQLPAMSSASEEDEDFQGQPGICGLTNLGNTCFMNSALQCLSNVPQLTNYFLKNRYLEELNFCNPLGMKGEIAEAYADLVKQAWSGHHRSIVPHVFKTKVGHFASQFLGYQQHDSQELLSFLLDGLHEDLNRVKKKEYVELCDAAGRPDQEVAQEAWQNHKRRNDSVIVDTFHGLFKSTVVCPDCGNVSVTFDPFCYLSVPLPMTHKRVMEVFFVSMDPRRKPEQHRLVVPKKGKISDLCVALAKHTGVSPERMMVADVFSHRFYKIYQLEESLSSILDRDDIFIYEVSGRAAIGENSREDVVLPIYLRERTPARDYNNSYYGLMLFGHPLLVSVPRDRLSWDALYHILLYRLSRYVTRPSSDDEDDGDEKDLEDKDNLPKAGHVAGGSSQDPGPEQAGPSSGVAGGSRAPVDNSPGPSHWPQRARRKHLFTLQTVNSNGTSDRSTFNEDTHAQPYIAIDWEPEMKKRYYDEVEAEGYVKHDCVGYVLKKAPVRLQECIELFTTTETLEKENPWYCPNCKQHQLATKKLDLWMLPETLIIHLKRFSYTKFSREKLDTLVEFPIRDLDFSKFVIKPQNESAPELYKYDLIAVSNHYGGLRDGHYTTFACNKDSGQWHYFDDNSVSPVTENQIESKAAYVLFYQRQDVARRLQPQPSLSDPPASPAFGTPANSEFMDVN, from the exons ATGGATCGGATGAAGAAGATCAAACGGCAGCTGTCAATGACACTCCGAGGGGGCCGAGGTGTAGATAAGACCAATGGTGCCCCTGAACAGATAGGCCTGGATGAGAGTGGCAGTGGCGGCGGCAGTGACCTTGGAGAGGGCCCCACACGTGCTGCCCCTGGTGAACCTCGCTCTGGACGGGGCCCACTCAGCTCTGCACCAG AGATTGTACACGAGGACTTGAAGATGGGGTCTGACGGGGAAAGTGACCAGGCTTCAGCCACGTCCTCGGATGAGGTGCAGTCACCAGTGAGGGTGCGCATGCGCAACCATCCCCCACGCAAGATCTCCACTGAG GACATCAACAAGCGCCTATCACTACCAGCCGACATCCGGCTGCCCGAGGGCTACCTTGAGAAGCTGACCCTCAATAGCCCCATCTTCGACAAGCCCCTCAGCCGCCGCCTCCGCCGTGTCAGCCTG TCTGAGATTGGCTTTGGGAAACTGGAGACCTACATCAAGCTGGACAAGCTGGGAGAG GGTACCTATGCCACCGTGTACAAAGGCAAAAGCAAGCTCACAGACAACCTCGTGGCACTCAAGGAGATCAGACTGGAACACGAAGAGGGGGCACCCTGCACCGCCATCCGGGAAG TGTCCCTGCTCAAGGACCTCAAACACGCCAACATCGTCACGCTACACGACATTATTCACACGGAGAAGTCCCTCACCCTTGTCTTTGAGTACCTG GACAAGGACCTGAAGCAGTACCTGGATGACTGTGGGAACGTCATCAACATGCACAATGTGAAA CTGTTCCTGttccagctgctccgtggcctgGCCTACTGCCACCGGCAGAAGGTGCTACACCGAGACCTCAAGCCCCAGAACCTGCTCATCAATGAGAGAGGAGAGCTCAAGCTGGCCGACTTTG GCCTGGCCCGGGCCAAGTCAATTCCAACGAAGACCTACTCCAATGAGGTGGTAACACTGTGGTACCGGCCCCCCGACATCCTGCTCGGGTCCACGGACTACTCCACTCAGATTGACATGTG GGGTGTGGGCTGCATCTTCTATGAGATGGCCACAGGCCGGCCCCTCTTCCCGGGCTCCACGGTGGAGGAACAGCTGCACTTCATCTTCCGCATCTTGG GAACCCCAACTGAGGAGACATGGCCGGGCATCCTGTCCAATGAAGAGTTCAAGACATACAACTACCCCAAGTACCGAGCCGAGGCCCTTTTGAGCCATGCACCCCG ACTTGACAGCGACGGGGCTGACCTCCTCACCAAGCTGCTGCAG tTTGAAGGTCGCAATCGGATCTCCGCAGAAGATGCCATGAAACATCCATTCTTCCTCAGTCTGGGGGAACGGATCCACAAACTTCCTGACA CTACTTCCATATTTGCACTAAAGGAGATCCAGCTACAAAAGGAGGCCAGCATTCGGTCTTCGTCAATGCCTGACTCAG CTGCGATGACTGTGAGAGGAGGGCGAACGGCCATGGCGGCGGTGGCAGAGAGTCcggcggctgcggctgcggccgAGGACCGAGAGCCACAGCGTAAAGCGGTGCCGGGCCTGGAGAGCCAGCGGCGCCAGATCGAGAACGGCGAGAATGGGCGAGGGCATCCGCTGCGGGCGGGCGAAAGCTG GTTCCTCGTGGAGCAGCACTGGTACAAGCAGTGGGAAGTATACGTGCAGGGAGGAGACCAGGACCCCAGCACCTTCCCTGGCTGCATCAACAATGCTGAGCTCTTTGAAG ACCAGGTAAACTGGCGCCTCAAGAAGGGACTGGTGGAAGGTGAGGACTATGTGCTGCTCCCAGCGGCTGCTTGGCATTACCTGGTCAACTGGTATGGTCTAGAGCATGGCCAGCCTCCCATTGAACGCAAG gtCGTGGAGCTGTCCAACATCCAGAAGGTTGAAGTGTACCCAGTAGAACTGCTGCTCATCCAGCACAGTGATATGGACACAGCTCACACCGCTCAGTTCAGCCGCACAGATTCTGTTG ACCTAGTTCTGCGCACCGCTCAAGAGCAGTTTCTGGTGAGCCCCCAAGAAGAGACACGGCTGTGGATCAAGAACGCGGAGGGCTCTTTTGAGAGGTTGTGCAACACACGTGTCACAGTGCTTGACGCCGCTCTCAAGACTGGGCAG GTGGTCATCATGGAGACCCGAAACAAGGATGGCACTTGGCCCAGCGCACAGCTGCCCGCCAT GAGCAGCGCGTCGGAGGAGGATGAGGACTTCCAGGGCCAGCCGGGCATCTGTGGTCTCACCAATCTGGGCAACACGTGCTTCATGAACTCGGCCCTGCAG TGCCTCAGCAACGTGCCACAGCTCACCAACTACTTCCTCAAAAACCGCTACCTGGAGGAGCTCAACTTCTGCAACCCACTGGGCATGAAGGGGGAGATCGCAGAGGCCTATGCGGACCTGGTGAAGCAGGCGTGGTCCGGCCACCACCGCTCCATCGTGCCCCACGTGTTCAAG ACCAAGGTCGGCCACTTTGCGTCCCAGTTTCTGGGCTACCAGCAGCATGACTCACAGGAGCTGCTGTCGTTCCTCCTGGATGGGCTGCACGAGGACCTCAATCGTGTTAAGAAGAAGGAATATGTGGAACTGTGCGATGCTGCTGGGAGGCCAGATCAG GAGGTTGCTCAGGAGGCCTGGCAGAACCACAAACGGCGGAACGATTCTGTGATTGTGGACACTTTCCATGGCCTCTTCAAGTCCACGGTGGTGTGCCCTGATTGTGGCAACGTGTCTGTGACCTTCGACCCCTTCTGCTACCTCAGTGTCCCATTGCCTATGACCCACAAGAGGGTCATGGAGGTCTTCTTTGTCTCCATGGACCCCCGCCGCAAGCCAGAGCAG CACCGGCTCGTGGTCCCCAAGAAAGGCAAGATCTCGGATCTGTGTGTGGCTCTGGCCAAACACACTGGTGTCTCGCCAGAAAGG ATGATGGTGGCCGATGTTTTCAGTCACCGCTTCTATAAGATCTACCAGCTGGAGGAGTCTCTGAGCAGCATCTTGGACCGAGATGATATCTTCAT ATACGAGGTGTCAGGCAGGGCTGCTATTGGCGAGAACTCCAGAGAGGACGTTGTGCTTCCTATCTACCTGCGGGAGCGCACCCCAGCCCGGGACTACAACAATTCTTACTATGGCCTGATGCTCTTTGGGCACCCGCTCCTGGTGTCGGTGCCCCGGGACCGGCTCTCCTGGGACGCCCTGTATCACATCCTGCTGTACCGCCTCTC ACGCTATGTGACCAGACCCAGCTCGGATGACGAGGATGATGGGGATGAGAAAg ACCTGGAGGATAAGGACAACCTCCCTAAGGCTGGACATGTGGCTGGGGGCAGCTCCCAAGACCCTGGGCCGGAGCAGGCTGGGCCCAGCTCTGGAGTCGCGGGTGGGAGCCGGGCCCCCGTGGACAACTCCCCTGGACCATcccactggccccagagagcaCGGCGCAAACACCTCTTCACCCTGCAGACAGTGAATTCCAATGGGACCAGCGACCGCTCGACCTTCAACGAGGATACCCATG CCCAGCCGTACATTGCCATCGACTGGGAGCCAGAGATGAAGAAGCGTTACTATGACGAGGTGGAGGCTGAG GGCTACGTGAAGCATGACTGTGTTGGGTACGTGCTGAAGAAGGCTCCGGTGCGGCTGCAGGAGTGCATCGAGCTCTTCACCACCACTGAGACCCTGGAGAAGGAAAACCCCTG GTACTGCCCCAATTGCAAGCAGCACCAGCTGGCCACCAAGAAGCTGGACCTGTGGATGCTGCCGGAGACGCTCATCATCCACCTGAAGCGCTTTTCCTACACCAAGTTCTCCCGCGAGAAGCTGGATACCCTTGTGGAGTTTCCTATCCG GGACCTGGACTTCTCCAAGTTTGTCATCAAGCCGCAGAACGAGTCGGCCCCAGAGCTGTACAAATATGATCTCATTGCAGTTTCCAACCATTACGGGGGCCTGCGGGATGGACACT ACACGACATTTGCCTGCAACAAGGACAGCGGTCAATGGCACTACTTCGATGACAACAGTGTCTCACCTGTGACTGAGAATCAGATTGAG TCCAAGGCAGCCTATGTCCTGTTCTACCAACGCCAGGATGTGGCACGTCGCCTGCAACCCCAGCCCAGCTTATCTGACCCCCCAGCGTCCCCAGCCTTTGGTACCCCAGCCAACTCTGAGTTCATGGATGTAAATTGa